The following is a genomic window from Melopsittacus undulatus isolate bMelUnd1 chromosome 8, bMelUnd1.mat.Z, whole genome shotgun sequence.
CCTTGAAGACAAACTGATTGAATCAGAGAAGAACAGAGTGGTTTtggaccttaaagttcatccagctccaacccctgccatgggcagggacaccttccactggagcagctgctccaagcccctgtgtccaacctggccttgagcactgccagggatggggcagccacagcttctctgggcaccctgtgccagttactcagcaccctcacaggggagaactGCTTAGATCCAACCCAAAtctccctgtttcagtttgaacccatcaccccttatcctctcactacagtccctgatgaagagttcctttccagcatcctcGAAGCACCTTTAgtcactggaagctgctctgagctctccacacagcttctcttctccaggctgaacagccccagtgttttAGCCTGTGCTCCATCCCCTTTACTATCCTCGTTGCTCTTCTGGCCTTTCCCCAACAGCTCCATCACCACACCCTGCAGCACCTCACCGAGCCAGGATGTCCCTTTGCTCCATGAGTACCGAAGACAGCGGTGGGAACAGATGAAGGATGCTTGGAGCATCTCCCCCATGCTCCCAACGCTTCCCTGCCCCTCgttcccatcccaaccccatggCTGGACCCAGTACTTAGCTCAGCACCTCGACAGCCTTCCCTGCGCTACCCTCCCTGCTGCCACCGCGCATGCGCCGGGGGCACCATGTGGGTGCCGGGTGCAGAGGGCCGTCAGGCCCTTGCTGTGGCGATGGCGGCGGCCGCCACCTTAGCCGTGGCCATGGCCGCCCGGCGATGGCGGCGTCGGCCCGTCCGTGAGGTGCTgttcttcccctctcctcccagctgCACCGAGGCTCTGCTGGCCGAGGCTGCGGGCACCGGAGCTCCggcccagccctgcccctgcccccTGCCGAGCAGCGACTGCCCCCTCAGCCGCCTGCTGAGGCGGCTGCTGTCCGCCCGCCGCTCGCTCGACATCTGCCTCTTCGCCTTCTCCTGCCCGCAGCTCGGGCTCGCCGTGCGGCTCCTGCACCGCCGAGGGGTCCGTGTCCGGGTGGTCACCGATGCGCAGTACATGGGGCTGCGGGGGTCGCAGATCGGCCTCCTCCGGCAAGCAGGTGAGGCCTtgtggggaatggggggggggggggggtaacaGCGGAGGTGTGTGTGGGGCCGCGGGTTCGAGTCCCGCTGAGGACCGGGTTGTGTCGTTGTAGGGATCCAGGTGCGCCACGACCAGGGCCAAGGGTACATGCACCACAAGTTTGCCATCGTGGACCGGAGGATGCTCATCACCGGGTCCCTCAATTGGACCACGCAGGCCATCCAGAGCAACCGGGAGAACGTGCTGGTGGTGGAGGATGCGGAGTATGCAAAGCTGTATCTGGATGAGTTTGAAAGGATTTGGGAGGAATACAATCCCACCAACTATAAGTTTGTATCCCAAGGACAGTGACTGTGCTGCTTCATACGGCTGGTGGAGTGTTAGCACAtgagagcattcacagcctgtAGGGACATCACTGTCATATCCACTTGGGATAAGCTCCTGAGAAGCAAAGTTCTCTCTGCCTTGAATGACCCACTTTGCTGTGGGAACAGCACAGCTTAGATAGGGAATTGTGTTGAGGATAGTTGTGACAGGGCTGCCTTCTTAGGGCTTAAAGCAGGCAGGCTCATTGCTGTGGCTTGGTGCAGGTGTGTTCACAGGGTGCTGGCAGGTGTTTCAATGGTGAAATGGGTGTTTTCTAACTGGATATTCCAGGAAGGAATTGTGGCTCAACACAAAGGAAGAGTTAAGAGGGCAAAGATAAAGTTTGCATAGAGGAGTTAAGCACCTTAGTTATGTTTCTTAGTTATGTGTTGGCTTTAATTGTTTTAAGTTTGTAAAGGAAATCTATAGAAATGAGAAGGCAGAGATTGTGTTTTGAGTGAGAACAGGGTTCCTTTGGTTTAAGATGAGGGTTTAAGTTGAGCCGAACTCCAGTGTGAAAGCCTGAGGTCGCAGGTACTAAGGAGCCAGCATCTTCCAGCAGGGAAGTGTTGGGATATCTGGGAAGAACAAAGAAACTCTTTGGGATCAGTCGGTCTCAAGTGCAGACCTGGCTGCAGTTGACAGCGACAGGATGGGGCACAAGTAACAGGGAGAGAGGTGAGATATGGCCCTCCAGGGTGGAACACAGATGGATGCACTTGAGACGATTAAAACCTTACCTACCATCTGTGTAAGAACTGCTTAAACCAGAGTATAAAGTGCCTcaaaatgtgtaattttgaTTTAAGGTTTTGGCACCAGTTTTGCTTTGATGCAGCAGTGCAGTGATGGGCGCTACCAAATGAACTGCTTTCACAGAGAACCTCAATGTCATCATCTGGTTCTTGTGCTGCAGGCAATCCCTGCGGGGTGGTTGTTCCAAAGATCCAAATCAATAAGAGCTCCTGTGGATCCTTAAGTGTTATTTAGGATACATGGAATAACATCATCAGAGAGATATGTTCTATTGGACAAAGCTGGCATGGGTCTGGGGGAAAAGGCACTGCTATTAAAGAGCACCAAtggaaggagctggggaatgTGGTTCTCTATTAAATCCCCTTCAACACCATTAGATTTACACTACTTCAGCCATATCACTGCTATTGAATGCTACGTGTTTCAGTAGTAGTAGTGACTGTGAAGGCAAACAGCTCTCATTTTCAGGCTCTggcctctgctctccctgtaGCATCCTCCCCTTTGGAAGAACACACCTCAGTACCCGGCATGCAAAGGGTGGTGCAAAAATAGTTTATTAGGATACAGTTAATGTAAAGTTAGGTAATtctatttacaaaataaaaaggatcaGCTACATCCATGGGCACCTAGCATGTCACACAGGGCTGTAAGGAATAAATACGGTGAGAAGTGACCTGTTACACATGGGGAATGGTGGCTCTTAAGCTCTGGAATAAACTGGAgtggaagggagaagggaaggagagaggagctCGCACATAGTGAGGAACAGGAGCCTTCAACACCTGCTCCTCtttccagagggaaaaaatgacACGTGAGATGCCATTTCCAGGACTGATCCATGTGGAAAATCCCCTTAAAAGAGACTGTTCTGCCCTATGGATGGACAGAGCTTGGGAACAACTGTGTTCCCTCTTCTCCTCGGTGTGAGCCTGCCTGGGTTTGAGCCACTGTGCTCGGACAGAACCAAGGCAAGCTGTCTGTTCCTGTTAGGGTGAAGGAGGAGGATGGCCAATACCACTCCAGGTACCACCACAGACTTGCAGAACTgcccttttcctccccaaaacTTCATCCTTTCCCATAAATCTGAGTCTTTAAAACGATTCCTTAAAATCTCAAAGACATCCAGAACTCCAGGTCCCAGGAGGGTGGGCACAGGTCAAAGCCTCTGTATTCATATCCTCTTCCCACTTACCATAGTCTCTAGTATCTTACAACATGCATTGCCATCTCTAGTTTAGAACAAAGGGTGTTCTTGTCAGTATCACACAGGCAGCACATGAAGACAGCACGAAGAACACAAGAGTGATTGCACTCATCATTGAGGAGTTCATGGCCAGTTGGCTTCATGCAGTTGGTACCAACCTGGCTCTTGGCTCTTTAGGGTTCTGCTGGTAAATCCCACACCCTTGGTTTCCTTTAGTAGTCACAGGCTGATCAGGGCAAGTCCATTGCTTCCAGCCTGGTACTCACTGCTCCTGTACATTGGATCCTCTGTCGAGAAGTGATTTCTACTGCAGGACCACCTAAGTTCACTGCAGTAATAAGTGTGTTGTACTGGAAGCTATGTCTGAAGTTACACACTGTGAGTTATGACGTGCTTCTTTCCTCCTGGAGAACGTGTGTCTGTTCCCTTGTGACATCCAAGAAGCTCTGGAATGTGCTGCACACGTGAGTTCCAGCACTACAGCAGTGCCTCATGGGCCCTAACCCACTGCACAAGGTGTGCTCCATCACCAGGTAGCTCTATAGTAACACACCACAGCCTGCACGTGTGTGATGTGCCACATAAATACAACATCATGGAGCAATCCATATGGAACGAAACCAACCTAAGCTTATAGGGTACGATTCTCAAACCCACTGTTCATGATCTTTGGATGAGGATCTTCAAAGCTAAAGGTATAGCTCAGCAGAAAAGGTTTGTAAAGACATTTGTAAGAgtcatcaaaaccaaaccaggccAGTTTATAGGGTGGGTTGGCCACATCACACTCATTGCTCTTTTCCTAAAGCGGGGACATCTGGGTTAGACCAGGATTTAAACCTCAAACCCCACATTGTAGGCACAAAAAGAGGCCCCTCTACTGATTGCTGAGTAATAGGTACAGTGTGTGCTCTGGATGCTATAATACAGGCTTTAAATTAACCTTTTAAAAGACAAGAATAACAAAACTTGGGGGTTTCTctaaaaaagggtaaaaaaggGAAGATGACAGAGCAAAGACAAGCTGCAGTGAGTGTGCTTCAGGGGGTCACAACCCAGGTACTGCATCTAACCAGGGCAAAAAGCAAGGGATTGGTGGAAGTGCACCATCCTCACACTTGGCTCTTCCTACACCTCACATTTCAATGCTATCAACAGCACAGAACTGTGCAAGATGCAGCAGCTTGTGTTTCATGTGCTGCTGTGTAGATGTGATGCCCTGGAGAGCACCTGAAGCAGGTACCTGCAGTGGTACCACACACCGAAGGGTGATGCTGGGCAGTGGGATGATGCAGGTAGGGAGCTTGCTCTTTGCCTCCCAATACTTCCCCCACCTTTCCACTCTAATTGCCACTGATTTATCTTGAAAGATGAGGGAAGCAGGAAGCAGCAACCGGATAACTACAGCACGTTGTGATACGTAAAAAGCTTCCCAGTtggctttctgctttgtttccccTTATTTAAAGCACTGCTCTCTG
Proteins encoded in this region:
- the PLD6 gene encoding mitochondrial cardiolipin hydrolase, which produces MAAAATLAVAMAARRWRRRPVREVLFFPSPPSCTEALLAEAAGTGAPAQPCPCPLPSSDCPLSRLLRRLLSARRSLDICLFAFSCPQLGLAVRLLHRRGVRVRVVTDAQYMGLRGSQIGLLRQAGIQVRHDQGQGYMHHKFAIVDRRMLITGSLNWTTQAIQSNRENVLVVEDAEYAKLYLDEFERIWEEYNPTNYKFVSQGQ